Proteins found in one Methanospirillum hungatei JF-1 genomic segment:
- a CDS encoding tetratricopeptide repeat protein — MSTEGTSAFERMYATIDPLIESVFCAADECQIRGEYEIAIRLYKEIIEKEPNNGRAFQKVADCLDHMGNHADALVWYDKALESDPNNAEVWYNKGMTLRKTGYQEEGLSCIQKGISLAMSAPSPRYRV, encoded by the coding sequence ATGTCAACAGAGGGAACGTCAGCTTTTGAACGAATGTATGCGACAATCGATCCCTTGATTGAATCAGTTTTTTGTGCTGCTGATGAATGTCAGATAAGGGGTGAGTATGAGATCGCAATCAGGCTTTACAAAGAGATTATTGAAAAAGAGCCGAATAATGGGCGGGCATTTCAAAAGGTTGCAGATTGCCTGGATCATATGGGAAACCATGCAGATGCACTGGTCTGGTATGATAAGGCACTCGAATCTGATCCGAACAATGCAGAAGTTTGGTACAATAAAGGAATGACTCTTCGAAAGACCGGGTACCAGGAAGAGGGGCTTTCATGCATTCAAAAAGGGATCTCCCTTGCCATGAGTGCTCCTTCCCCCCGGTACCGGGTATAG